Genomic segment of Desulfovibrio oxyclinae DSM 11498:
GGAAACGATTTTACTTGAAGGAGAGGATTGATGGAATCCAAGCTTGCCAACCCGGCCCCGCTGGGCCTGATGGGCTTCGGCATGACAACCGTGCTGCTGAACATCCATAACGCGGGATTTTTTCCCATCGGCTCCATGATTCTGGCCATGGGCATTTTCTACGGGGGCATCGCGCAGGTCATCGCGGGCATCATGGAGTTCAAGAAGGGTAACACCTTCGGCACCACGGCCTTTACGTCCTACGGGCTGTTCTGGCTGACCCTCGTGGGCCTGATCGTCATGCCCAAGATGGGGCTGGCCGAAGCGCCCTCCGAGGCGTT
This window contains:
- the satP gene encoding acetate uptake transporter, giving the protein MESKLANPAPLGLMGFGMTTVLLNIHNAGFFPIGSMILAMGIFYGGIAQVIAGIMEFKKGNTFGTTAFTSYGLFWLTLVGLIVMPKMGLAEAPSEAFMGCYLAMWGIFTLFMFIGTLKGNAVLKFVFLSLTVLFFLLAIRDFTHNVFIGTLAGFEGIVCGASAIYLAMAEVINEQFGRTVLPIGA